The Couchioplanes caeruleus nucleotide sequence GTCGGTACCGGGTCGAGGAGGCGGTCGGGCGCGGCGGCAGCGCCGTCGTGCACAGCGGCTGGGACCGCACGCTCAAGCGGCGCGTGGCCATCAAGCTGTTCTCGCCGTACCGGCCGGACAGCACGGCGCCCTCGATCGACGTGCTGCGCGAGGCGCGGACCGCGGCGGCGCTCAACCACCCGAACGTGGCCCGGGTGTACGACTACGGCGAGGCGACCGAGGGCAGCCAGCGGGTGCCCTACCTGGTGATGGAGTTCCTCGAGGGCGACACGCTCGCCGACCGGCTGGCCGCGACCGGCGCGCTCGACTGGCGCGAGGCGGCCGCGATCTGCGCGGACACCGCCGCCGCGCTGGCCGCCGCCCACGAGCGCAACCTCGTGCACCGCGATGTGAAACCGCGCAACGTCATGCTCACCCCGGGCGGCGTGAAGGTCCTCGACTTCGGGATCGCCGCCGTCGCCGGGCAGAACAGCTTCGACACCCACGGGCGGCTCTGGGGCACCCCGGCCAACCTCGCGCCCGAGCAGTTGCGCGGCGAGCCCACCTTCCCCGCCGCGGACGTGTACGCACTGGCCCTCGTGCTGTTCGAGTGCCTCACCGGCGCCCGCGCCTGGCGGGGCACCAGCGTGGGCGAGGTCCTCGCCGCCCGGCACGAGGGCCGCACCCCGCGCCTGCCGCACATCGCCGGGCTCCCCCGCGAGATCTCCCGGCTGTACGAGGCGTGCGTCGCCGACGACCCCGCACGGCGCCCGACGGCCGCGCAGGTCGCCGAGGGGCTGCGGCGGGCCTCCGGCACGGCACCGGCCGTCCGGCCCGCGGCCCTGCTCACCCGCGGCGTCCCGGCCCTCACCCGCACCGTCCCGGCCGCCCAGCGCACCCGGTCCCGCCGCCGTGCCGCCGTCACCGCCTCGGCCGCCGTCGCCGCCGCGGTCATCAGCATCCTCGGGCTGCAGGTGGCCAACGGCTACTCGACGCTGCGCGGCCGGCAGGCCGAGGCCGCCGTGGAGCGCGCGCCCGGCGCGGGCATCCCGGCGCGCACACCGCAGCCGATGACCACGCCGCGAGTCACCTCGGCCGCGCCGGTGCCGGCCGCCCCCGTGGAGCGCGACCAGCCGGTCCGCGCGACCACGGACGCCGCCACCGGCACCGGCACCCAGGTCCGCGACGACACCAGGCCGCACCGGCCCGTCCGGACCACTCCCCCGGCGCCGCCGACCAGCGCCCCGGCCACGCCGACCAGGCCGCCGACGACGCCGCCGCGGCACACGCCGAGCAATCCGCCGCCGACGTCGTCGCAGCCGGACCCGGAGCCGTCGCAGACGCCGCCGCACACCACGCCCCCGCCGGAGTCCACCGAGACGCCGCCGACCCCGGACCCCACGGTGCCGCCGGCCACCACGGCGCCCGCGGAGAACGTCGTGCTCGCCGAGGCGAGCTGACCCCTTCCGGCGCCGCCACGGGGTCCGGTCAGCGGCCCGCGGCCCGGGTCGTGAACACGCTCATCATCGCCATGTCCTCGTGTTCGAGGTTGTGGCAGTGCAGCACGTACCGGCCCGGGTAGTCGGTGAACGACACCGCGATCGTCGCCTGCTCGGCCGGGCGCAGGTCGATGGTGTCGCGGGGGCCGTGGTCGTACGGGCCCGGCCCGCCGATGCCCCGCGACAGCACCCGGAAGTGGCCGAGGTGCAGGTGCACCGGGTGGTGGAAGTCCGAGACGAGCCGCCAGACCTCGGTGTCACCCAGCAGCGGGTCGGCGATGCTGTGCGCGGGGTCGAACGGGGCGCCGTTGACCGTCCAGCCCGGCATCCCCCGTACGGTGTCGTGCCGGAAGCGCAGCGTCCGTACCGTCGCGGCGGGGCCGGGCGCCACGACGGGATCCGGGGCCAGCCGATCGGGGATGCGGCTCGGGTCCGGCGCCGCGCCGCCCACCCGGAACCGCATCACCGCCGCGGTGCTCCGGTCGCCGAACTCGTTGCGCAGCGTGACCTCGCGGCCGGGGCCGTACCGGGCGAAGTCGACGACGACGTCGCAGCGCTGACCGGGCGCCAGCTCGACCGCGTCGTGCGCGATCGGCTCGGTGAGCAGTCCCCCGTCGGTGCCGATCTGCGTCAGGGCGGGCCCGCCGCGCGGCGCGGGGTCCAGCGAGAGCCGGTAGCGCCGGGCGTTCGAGGCGTTGAGCAGCCGGAGCCGGTGGCGCACGGCCGGCACCTCGGCGAGCGGCCACGGCACGCCGTTGACGAGCAGCACGTCGCCGAGGACCCCGGCACCGTACGGCCCGGTGACGCCCGGTGTGTGCAGCAACGCCGGGTCGAGGCTCGGGTAGCGCAGGCTCCCGTCCGCGGCGAACGCCCGGTCGGCGATCATCACGGGCAGGTCGCGGTCGCCGGCGGGCAGGCCGAGCCGGTCCTCGGCGGGGTCGCGGACGAGGTGGAAGCCGGCGAGCCCGCGCCACACGGCCGGCCCGGTGAAGTCCATCCGGTGGTCGTGGTACCAGAGCGTCGCCGCGGGCTGGCGTACCGGATATCGGTAGGTCCGGGTGCCGTAGGCCGGCGTCGCCGCGTGCCGGTGGTCGTGCGGCCCCGCGGGCGTGCCGGCCGGGTGGAGCAGGTCGGCCGGGAAGCCGTCGTGGGCCGCCGGCGTGTGCCCGCCGTGCAGGTGCACCACGACCGGCACGGGAAGCTCGTTGCGGTGCGTCACCGTGGTCGGCCGGCCGCGGGTGGACACGATCGTCGGGCCGGGGAAGATGCCGTTGTAGCCCCAGATCGGCGTCAGCACCCCCGGCAGGATCTCCGCCGTCGCGGCCCGCTGGACGATCTCGTAGTGGTCGCCGGCCGCGTCGCGCCGGGTGGGGGCAAGCACCGGCGGCACCCGGAACGGGAGGGTGAACGGCTGCGGCAGCGGCATCAGGCTGGGCAGCAGCGCACCGGTCGAGGTGCTGCCGGACAGCCCGGCAAGCAGCGGCACGCCGACCGCCGCGGAGGCACCGGCACCGCCGAGCAGCGCCAGCAGCGTCCGGCGGCTGACCCTCATCGCGCCACCCCGGCCGCGGCCTCGGTCTCCTCCGCCGGCCGGTACCGCCAGGACCAGGCCGCGAGCCACACCGCGAGCGAGATGATCGCGACGCCCAGGGGCACGTGCACCACGAGCGTACGCCCGAACCCGACGACGATCTGCACCGCGATCAGCCCGAACAGGCCGAGGCAGGCGCCCAGCGGCCACAGCGGGCCCCGGGCGCGGGCGGCCCCGGACCACCGCAGCGGCACGGCGCACGCGGCGGCGACGAGCACCGCGATCCCCGAGTACGTGGCGTTCTCGCGGTGGGTGTGCAGAGCCGTGAAGGAGCCGGCGAGGAACTGGCCGGCGAACACGGCCTGGTCGAGGAGCAGAAGGGCGGCGACGCTGACGCTGACGCGGAACGGCCAGTGCGCCCGGGAGGGGGTCATGGGTGGACCCTAGCAAGAAGTTCTCAGATGAGAAATTCTTAGTGGATACTTTCTCGTGATCGGTAAGCTGGGCCCGTGAGCGACGTGGCGACCCTCGGGCCCCAGATCGGCCAGCTGCTGCGGCTGGCACACCAGCGGGCGGCACGGACCTTCGCCGAGGCCCTGGCCCCCTTGGAGATCGACGGACGCCTCTTCGGGGTGCTCTCGGCAATCGCCCGGCTCGGCCCCGCGACCCAGGCGCAGCTCGTCACCGCGCTGGACACCGACAAGTCCGCGATGCTGCGGACGGTCGACGACCTCGAACAACGCGGCTTCGTCGAACGGCAGCCGGTGCCCGGCGACCGGCGGGCACGGATCATCGCGCTCACCGACCGCGGCCGGCGGTGCCTGGGCGAGGCCGAGGAGATCGCCCGATCGGCGGCGGCCTCGATGTTCGGTTCGCTGAGCACGGACGAGCTGGTCGCCCTGCGCGACACGCTCGCCCGGTTCGTCGACCGCGACCCGCCCCCGGCAGCGCAGTGACCGGGCGGAGCAACGTTCTCGGCCGCCGCAGCGTCATGGAGGTATGAACAAGCACTGCCGCCGGTGCAGCCGGTCCGGGCCGGCGCATCGGCCCGGCCGCTGGTACGTCTGCCCGCGGCCGCCGGCCCCCGCCGTCGCGGACGACCCGGACGGCGGCGCGCCGGCTTTCCTGCGGTGGCATCTGCTCGACGCCGGCGCCGAACCGAGCCGGGACCACGTCCAGGCCATCCTGGTGCGGGCCCGCCGGCTGGTCCGGCGCCGCCGGCTGCGGGACGGCGCCGCGCTCACCGTCCTCATCGTGGCGTCGGCGCTGCTCGGTCTCGCGCTGGGCTCCGCGCTCTGATTAAGGTTCCGCTGAGCCGAACTTTAAAGGTTCCTCAAAGATTGGCCACGGGTGTCCCGGGTGGAGCAGTGTCGACCCCGCGCCCGACCGGCGCCCGTTCCCCTTGCCCGGAACGGCCGCGCGGGCCTCCGCCCGCCGACCGACGAGGACCACTGTGCCCACCCCCCACCGCAAGCGGACCCGTCTGATCGTGCTCAGCACCTGTGCGCTGGGCGTGCTCGGTGCCGGCGTCGCCGGCGTCGCCTCCGCGCAGACCGTCCACCGTCCGCACGCCGTCCGCCACGCGAGTCCGCTGCTCGGGCCGGCCACCACAGCGGCCGGCCACCACGGCCGCGGCCGGCACTGGCCGCGGCCCACGACCTCGGCGAGCACCCGCCCGACCGCCGTGCCCACCACCTCGGCCCCCGGCACCGCGGCGCCCACGACGCCGCCGACCAGCCGCCCGACCACCCAGCCGACGAACCCGCCGACGACGCGGCCCCCGGCGACCACGCCGCCCACCACCACGGCGCCGCCCACCACCGAGCCGCCGGCCGCCGACGCGGTCATCACGGCCGCCCTGCAGCACATCAACGCGGCCCGGACGGCGAACGGCCTGCAGCCGCTCACGCTCAGCGCTGAGCTGACCAAGGCGTCACAGGCGCACAACGCCCTGATGGCCGGCGGCTGCGGCCTGTCCCACCAGTGCCCCGGCGAGGCGGGCCTCGGCGACCGGTTCACCGCGGCCGGCGTCTCCTGGCGCTCGGCCGGCGAGAACATCGGTCAGGGCAACGCGGGCAACAACGCCACCGAGATCATCGCCGCGGCCAACGGCCTCACCGACCTCATGCTGGCCGAGACGCCGCCGAACGACGGGCACCGCAGGAACCTGCTCAACGCCGGATTCACCCGGGTCGGCCTGGCCGTCACGCGCGACAGCGGCGGCAAGGTCTGGTTCACCCAGGACTTCGTCAACTGACGTACGGCACGGTCCCCCACATCCCCGGGCGGGACGTGGGGGACCCCGTGCTCAGCGCAGCGACGCGATGTCGATCACGAACCGGTAGCGCACGTCCGACTTGAGCACCCGCTCGTACGCCTCGTTCACGGCGTCCGCGTCGATGAGCTCGACCTCCGGGGCGATGCCCTTCCCGGCGCAGAAGTCCAGCATCTCCTGGGTCTCGGCGATGCCGCCGATGCTGGAGCCGGCGAACGAGCGCCGGTTGCCGAACAGCGAGAAGACCTGCACCGGCAGCGGCTCCGGCGGCGCGCCGACGCTGACCAGGGTGCCGTCCAGGCGCAGCAGACCGAGGTACGCGGCCATGTCGACCGGCGCGCTGACCGTGTTGACGATGAGGTCGAAGGAGTTCGCCAGCGTCTCGAACGTGGCCGGGTCGCTGGTGGCGTGGTAGTGCTGGGCGCCGAAGCGCAGGCCGTCGTCCTTCTTGCTCAGCGTCTGCGAGAGCACGGTCACCTCGGCGCCCATCGCGGCGGCGATCTTCACGCCCATGTGCCCGAGCCCGCCCATGCCGACCACGGCCACCTTCCGGCCCGGGCCGGCCTTCCAGTGCGCCAGCGGCGAGTACGTGGTGATGCCCGCGCACAGCAGCGGGGCGGCCGCCTCGTACGGGATGCTCTCCGGCACCCGCAGCACGAAGTCCTGGTCGACCACGATGTGCGTCGAGTAGCCGCCCTGGGTGACCGTGCCGTCGCGGTCGACGCTCGCGTACGTCCCGGTGTTGCCGTTGGTGCAGTACTGCTCGTAGCCGGCCCGGCAGTTGTCGCACTCGCGGCACGAGTTGACCATGCAGCCGACCCCGACCCGGTCCCCGACGGCGTGCCGGGTGACCTCGGCGCCGGCCTCGGCGACCCGGCCGACGATCTCGTGGCCGACGGTCAGCGGGTACGGCACCGGCCCCCAGTCGCCGCGCACGGTGTGGATGTCGGAGTGGCAGATGCCGGCGTACGCGATCTCGATCAGGATGTCGCGCGGTCCCAGGTCACGACGCTGCACGGTGGTGCGCACGAGGGCGTCAGTGGCTGAGGGAGCCGCGAGGGCGTTGACGGTGAGAATGATGACCCTCCCAGGTCGTGTGGTTGATTACGGGCGTAGCAGCGTCTTGACGGCGCGGCGCTCGTCCATGGCCCGGTAGCCCTCGGCCGCCTGCTCGAGGGGCAGTTCAAGATCGAAAACCTTACCCGGCTCGATCGTGCCGTCGCCGATCAGCCGCAGCAGATCCGGCAGGAAGCGGCGGACCGGCGCCGGTCCGCCGTGCAGGTGCACCAGGGACCGGAACAACTCCATGCCCGGCAGGCTCACGTCGTGGGCGACCCCCACGAAGCCGACGTGCCCGCCGGCCCGCGTGCAACGTACGGCCTGCGTCATCGACTCCTGCGTGCCGACCGCCTCGATCACCGAGTGCGCGCCCAGCCCGCCGGTCAGCTCCTTGACCGCGGCGACGCCGGCGTCCCCGCGCTCGGTGACCACGTCGGTGGCCCCGAACGCCAGGGCCAGCTTCTGGCGGGGCTCGTGGCGGCTCATCGCGATGACCCGCTCCGCGCCCAGCTGCCGGGCGGCGAGCACGCCGAGCAGGCCGACGGCGCCGTCACCGACCACGGCGACGGTCTTGCCCGGGCCCACCTCGGCGGCCACCGCGGCGAACCAGCCGGTGCCCAGCACGTCCGAGGCGGCCAGGTAGTCCGGGACGAGCTCGGCCGGCGGCACCTCGGGCGTGGCCACGAGCGTGCCGTCGGCCAGCGGCACCCGCAGGTACTGGGCCTGGGACCCGAGCGAGCCCATCGGCACCCGGTGCACGCAGCCGGACTGGTAGCCGGCGCGGCAGATCTCGCAGGTGTTGTCGGAGGCCCAGAACGAGCCGACCACGAACTGGCCGGGCCGTACGCCGGACACCTCGGCGCCGGTCTCCTCGACGATGCCCACGTACTCGTGGCCCATCGGCGCCGGGCCGTCGAGCTTCTGGATTCCCCGGTACGGCCACAGATCGGACCCGCACACACAGGTCGCCGACAGCCGGATGACCGCGTCGGTGGGCGCCTCGATCCGCGGATCCGGGCGGTCCTCCACCCGCACGTCCCCGGGCGCGTACATGACGGCACCACGCATGATCATCCTCCTTGCCGGTGGGCGGCGACCGTTCTGTCTTCCCCGCAAACCCCTACTGCATGCCGGGGGCGGCGTCCTGTGATGCGCGACAAGCTGCCCGGCCCCGCGGGCGGCCGTAGAGTCGCTTGCCATGAGGGCGATCGTGTTCAGCAGCACCGGCGACAGTTCCGTCCTGAGCCTCGCCGAGCGGGACGTCCCGGAGCCGGGCGACGGCCAGATCCGGGTCCGGGTGATGCGCTCCGGGGTCAACCCGACCGACTGGAAACGCCGGTCCGCCGGCGACGTGGGCTTCGCCGAGGCGACGCCGAACATGGACGGCGCCGGGCTCGTGGACGCGGTCGGTCCGGGCGTGCTCTCGCACCACGTCGGCGACCGGGTCTGGATCATGCTCGCCGCGCACGGCAGCCCGTACGGTACCGCCGCCGAGTACGCGATCGTCGCGGCCGAGCACGCCTTCCCGCTGCCCGACGGCGTCTCGTACGACGTGGGCGCGGCCCTCGGGGTGCCGGCGATCACCGCGCACCGGGCCCTGACGATCGCGCAGGCCGGACCCGCCCGGCTCGGCCCCGGCGCGCTCATCGGGCGCACCGTGCTGGTCGCCGGCGGTGCGGGCGCCGTCGGGCACGCCGCGATCCAGCTCGCCCGCTGGGCCGGCGCGACCGTCGTCACCACGGTCAGCAGTGCCGAAAAGGCGGCGCTGGCCACCGCCGCCGGCGCCCACCACGTCGTGAACTACCGGCGCGACGACGCAGCCGAGCAGATCCGGGCGGTCGCCCCCGACGGCGCCGACATCATCGTGGAGGTCTCCCCCACCGCGAACGCGGCGCTCAACCAGGCGGTCGCGGCCAACCACGCCGGCATCGCGATCTACGCGAACAACGGCGGCGACACGGTCTCCCTCGACATCCGCCCGCACATGATGCTCAACACCCGGGTGCAGTTCCTCATCCTGTACACGCTCGGCGAGCCGCTGCTGCAGGCCGCCCCCGAGGACGTCGGCGTGGCGCTGCGCGACGGCGCGCTGCCGGTCGGCGAGGAGCACGGCCTGCCGCTGCACCACTTCCCGCTGGAACGGACGGCCGAGGCCCACGACGCGGTCGAGCAGGGTGTGGTCGGCAAGGTTCTCGTCGCGGTGGCGTAGCGAATCTTCGAGTTCTCCCAATTCGGCGCGGCAGGCTCGCCGCGTGACTGTGACGACGACAGGACGGGTGCGGCTGGCCCGGCCGCAGGACCGGATCGCCCCGCCGCCCCCGCCGCGGCGGTGGTGGCGCGACCTCGCGGGGTCCGCCGCGATCCTCAGCGTGGTCGCCGTGGTGGCGTTGTGGCTGGCCGGCGGCGGGGTCCGCGACCTCGGCAGCGGCGAACCGGCGACCACCCTGGGCCGCCTGACCGGCCTGGTCGCCTCGGACCTGTTGCTGCTGCAGGTGCTGCTGATGGCCCGGATCCCGGCGGTGGAGCGGGCGTACGGGCAGGACCTGCTGGCCCGGCGGCACCGGGTGCTCGGGTTCCTGTCGTTCTGGCTGATGCTCGCGCACGTCGTGCTGATCACCGTCGGCTACGCGCAGTCCGAGCCGGCGAGCGTGCCCGGTGAGGCCTGGAGCCTCGTGGTCACGTACCCGGGGATGCTGCTCGCGGCGGCCGGGACACTGCTGCTGATCCTGGTGGTGGTGCTCTCGGTGCGGGCCGCGCGGCGCCGGCAACGGTACGAGACCTGGCACCTGCTGCACCTGTACGCGTACCTCGGGGTCGGGCTCGCCCTGCCGCACCAGCTCTGGACCGGCGCGGACTTCACCGCGTCCCCGATGGCCCGCGGGTACTGGTGGGGGCTGTACGGCGCGACCCTGGCCGCCGTGCTCGCCTTCCGCGTCGCCCTGCCGCTCTGGCGCTCGGCCCACCACCGGCTGCGGGTCGACACGGTGGTCGCCGAGGCGCCCGGGGTGGTGTCGGTCTACCTGCGCGGCCACCGGCTGGACCGGTTGCCCGTCCGGGCGGGCCAGTTCTTCCTGTGGCGTTTCCTCGACGGCCCGGGCTGGTCGCGGGCGCACCCGTACACGCTGTCGGCGGCGCCGGGCCGGGACCTGCTGCGGATCACCGTCAAGGAGCTCGGGGACGGCAGCGCCCGGGTCCGGCACCTGCGGCCCGGCACCCGCGTCCTGATCGAGGGGCCGTACGGGGCGCTCACCGCGGACCGCTCGACCGGCCGCCGCCCGCTGCTGATCGCCGCCGGGGTGGGCATCACGACGATGCGGGCCCTGCTCGACGACCTCGGCCCGGCCGGGACCGGCGCCACCCTGCTCTACCGGATCCGTACCCGCACCGAGGCGGTCTTCCGCGCCGAGCTCGACGACCTCGGCCGCCGTTACGGCGTCCACGTCGTCTACCTCGAGGGAAGCCGTCCGCGGCACGGGTCCTGGCTGCCGGCCCACTTCAGCCGCGGCGACGACACGGCCGCCCTGCGGTGGCTGGTGCCCGACGTCGCCGAGCGCGAGGCGTACCTGTGCGGGCCGCCGCCCTGGATAACCGCCGTGCGCACGAGCCTGCGCGCGGCGGGCGTACCCGATGATCTGATCCACGCCGAGGAGTTCGCATGGTGAGGCCCGTATGCGCCGCTTGACGCTCTGGATCGTCTCCACGATCGCCGCCGTCGTCCTGCTGCTGAGTTACCGCACGAGCCTGGGCGGACCGGCGCCCTCCGCGGCGGCCGGCGCCGCTGCGCCCGGCATCGTGCCCGCCCCGGCCCCGTCCGGGGGTTCCGCACCAGCCCGCCGGGCGAAGACGGTCACCGCCAACGGCACCGTCGCCCGGACCCGCTGGGGTCCGGTCCAGGTCCAGGTCACGATCACGGACGGGAAGATCACCGGCGCTCGCGCGCTGCGGCATCCGACCGGCAGCGACCGGGACGACGAGATCAACGGGTACGCGCTGCCGCGGCTGCGCGCCGAGGTTCTGCAGGCACAGAGCGCGCACATCGACGCGGTGAGCGGCGCGACGGTGACCAGCGGCGGGTACGCCGAGTCGCTGCAGTCCGCCCTCGACGCGGCACATTTCGGGTGACCCGCGTATCACTGCGCTGAACCGGCGGCGGGCGAGCGCCGTACCTGCCGCAGGAAGCGATGCGCGACAGGAAGGTGGAGCCGGTGGTACGTCGTCTGGGGCTGACCGGGTACGCGGTTGTGGCGGTGCTGGCTCTCGCGGCGTGCGCGCCGACGGCGGGCACGCCCGGGCCACGGCAGACGGCGGCGGCCGGTGATCGCCGTGCCGGTCCGGGCACCGCCGGGCCCACCAGCGCGGCCTGCACCCGGGCCACCAAGGTCGCGATCGTGGACCGGACGACGGGCGACGGCGCTCACCGGTACGAATTCAGCCCGGGCACGCTGACCATCCAGCGCGGGGCGTTCCTCGCCGTCACGAACCGGTCCCCCGAGGTGCACGAGTTGATCGCCGAGCCGGACGCCGGCCTGGTCACGAGCGTCCTCGACCTCGCCGAGCGGCAGGTGATCCAGTTTCCCGAGGCGGGCAGCTTCACGGTGCGCAGCGCGACCGAGCACCGCGCCGTGCTGCGCCTGACGGTCGCCGGCGAGAGCGGCTGCGCGGCGCCGAAGCCGACCCTGACCATCACCGGCCGCGACACCGTCACACCGGCGCACCTGTCGGTGGCGGCGACCGAGAACTTCGCCGTGGTCAACGACTCCGCCGGCTCGCAGACCGTGACCTGCTCGCCCGATCCGGGCGGCAACGGCGACAACTCCCGGGTCGACCCGGGCGAGTCCCAGCTGCTCGCCATCGACGAGCCGGGCCGCTACATCTGTACGAGCAGGCAGCACCCACGGTTGCGGGCCACGGTCACGGTGTCCGGGCGTCGGGCACGAGGCTGAACGCGCCCTCCTCCTCCTGGGCGTTGTGCAGCCGCAGGATCGCGTAGAGGCCGTAGAGCAGCCGCCGTACGTCGGTGACGTCCTCCGGCCCGGCCTCCCCGGCGAGGTCCTCGACGGTCCGGTGCAGGCGCCCCACCTGGTGGTCGATCTCGGCGTGGGTACGGCTGAGCCCGCTGGTCACCTCGGTCCCGCCGAGCGCCCGCGCCATGATCGGCAGCAGCTCGGCCTCCTCGGCGCGCTCGTGGGCCAGCAGCCGCACCTCCAGGTCCCCGAGGAGCTCGCGCACCGGGCCCAGGTCGTACGGCGGGCTGGTCAGCGCGTCGGCGACCGTGCGGACCTGCTCGACCACCGGGCGCACGTCGCGGTGCTCGGCGTACAGCCGCCGGGCCGTGGCGACGTCGGCCGGGTTCAGGGTGACGGTGTGCGACCGGCCGGGCAGCAGCGCGGCCAGCGCGATCGCGATGGCCGCGACGTCGATGACCTCCTGCAGCACCGCGCCGGCCGCGGGCGGCAGGTGACCGGCCGCCGCCACCAGCATCGCGGCCGCGGACAGGCCCATCCCGGCGGCGACCGCCCACACCGCGATCCGGCGGCAGCGCCGGGCGATGAGGATCGCGTCGGCGAGTGCGTCGATGCGGTCGACCGTGAGCACGACGTCGGCCGCCTCCGCGGACGCGGTGGCTCCCCGGGCCGCCAGGGCGACGCCCACGCCCGCGGCGGCCAGCGCGGGCGCGTCGTTGATGCCGTCGCCCACCATGATCGTCGGGGCGTGCTCCTGCTCGGCGCCCACCAGGGCCAGCTTGTCGCCGGGGTCGCAGTCGGCGTGCACCGCATCGACGCCGACGATGCGCCCCACGGCCTGCGCGGTGTCCGCGCGGTCGCCCGTCACCAGCACGACCCGGCCGACGCCGGCGTCGCGCAACGCCCGGACCATCCGGGGCGCCTGCGGGCGTACGGGGTCCTCCAGCAGCAGCACCCCGGCCGGCTCGCCGTCGACCGCCGCGAACACCGTCAGCGAGCCGTCCAGCGTGGCCCTGCGGCGCGCGTGGCGTACCCAGGGCGGGGGTTCGCCGGGCACCACCCAGGCCGCCTTGCCGAGGCGTACGCGGTGGCCGTCCACGACGCCCTCCACCCCGTACCCGTGCCGTTCGTGCACGTCGTCCGCGGGCGACAGGCGCAGGCCGCGGTCGTGGGCGGCCGTGACGATGGCGCCGGCCAGCACGTGCGCAGAGCTCTGGTCCAGGCTCGCCGCCAACCTCAGCACCTCCCCGGCGGGCAGGCGCTCCCCGGCGGGCGCCACCACGTCGGTGAGCACGGGCCGGCCGGCGGTCAGCGTCCCGGTCTTGTCGAACAGCAGGACGCGGCCCGCCGCGAGCCGTTCCAGGGCGCCGCCGCCCTTGACCACGACGCCCGAGCGGGCGGCCCGGGACAGCCCCGACATGATCGCGATGGGCGCGGCGAGCAGCAGCGGGCAGGGGGTGGCCACCACCAGCACCGCCACGGCGCGTACCGGGTCGCCGGCGACCGCCCACGCGATCCCGGCCAGCGCCAGGGTCACCGGGACGAACGCCAGCGCGACCCGGTCCGCGATCCGCACGAACGGTGCGCTCGCCGCCTGCGCCTGCTCCACCAGCCGGACGACCCCCGCGTACGTGGACGCCTCCGCGTTCGCGGTGGCCCTCAGCCGCATCGGCGAGCCGGCGTTGACCACACCGCTGCGGACGTCCTCGCCGGTACGCCGTTCCACCGGCAGCGGCTCGCCGGTCAGCGCCGCCTCGTCGAGCACCGCCGGGCCGAGCAGCCGGCCGTCGACCGGCACGATCTCGCCGGAGCCGACCACGAGCCGGTCCCCGACCGCGACCTCGGCGACCGGGATCTCGACCGGGCCGGAGGCGGTGTCACGCCGCGCGGTGCGCGGCGCCCGGGCCACCAGCGCGGCGAGCTCGCGGTGCGCCCGGGCGGCGGCCCCGGCCTCCAGCAGCACTCCGCTGGCCAGCATGACCGCGATCACCGCGC carries:
- a CDS encoding serine/threonine-protein kinase, whose product is MRSLAGRYRVEEAVGRGGSAVVHSGWDRTLKRRVAIKLFSPYRPDSTAPSIDVLREARTAAALNHPNVARVYDYGEATEGSQRVPYLVMEFLEGDTLADRLAATGALDWREAAAICADTAAALAAAHERNLVHRDVKPRNVMLTPGGVKVLDFGIAAVAGQNSFDTHGRLWGTPANLAPEQLRGEPTFPAADVYALALVLFECLTGARAWRGTSVGEVLAARHEGRTPRLPHIAGLPREISRLYEACVADDPARRPTAAQVAEGLRRASGTAPAVRPAALLTRGVPALTRTVPAAQRTRSRRRAAVTASAAVAAAVISILGLQVANGYSTLRGRQAEAAVERAPGAGIPARTPQPMTTPRVTSAAPVPAAPVERDQPVRATTDAATGTGTQVRDDTRPHRPVRTTPPAPPTSAPATPTRPPTTPPRHTPSNPPPTSSQPDPEPSQTPPHTTPPPESTETPPTPDPTVPPATTAPAENVVLAEAS
- a CDS encoding multicopper oxidase family protein; translation: MRVSRRTLLALLGGAGASAAVGVPLLAGLSGSTSTGALLPSLMPLPQPFTLPFRVPPVLAPTRRDAAGDHYEIVQRAATAEILPGVLTPIWGYNGIFPGPTIVSTRGRPTTVTHRNELPVPVVVHLHGGHTPAAHDGFPADLLHPAGTPAGPHDHRHAATPAYGTRTYRYPVRQPAATLWYHDHRMDFTGPAVWRGLAGFHLVRDPAEDRLGLPAGDRDLPVMIADRAFAADGSLRYPSLDPALLHTPGVTGPYGAGVLGDVLLVNGVPWPLAEVPAVRHRLRLLNASNARRYRLSLDPAPRGGPALTQIGTDGGLLTEPIAHDAVELAPGQRCDVVVDFARYGPGREVTLRNEFGDRSTAAVMRFRVGGAAPDPSRIPDRLAPDPVVAPGPAATVRTLRFRHDTVRGMPGWTVNGAPFDPAHSIADPLLGDTEVWRLVSDFHHPVHLHLGHFRVLSRGIGGPGPYDHGPRDTIDLRPAEQATIAVSFTDYPGRYVLHCHNLEHEDMAMMSVFTTRAAGR
- a CDS encoding MarR family winged helix-turn-helix transcriptional regulator is translated as MSDVATLGPQIGQLLRLAHQRAARTFAEALAPLEIDGRLFGVLSAIARLGPATQAQLVTALDTDKSAMLRTVDDLEQRGFVERQPVPGDRRARIIALTDRGRRCLGEAEEIARSAAASMFGSLSTDELVALRDTLARFVDRDPPPAAQ
- a CDS encoding CAP domain-containing protein, giving the protein MPTPHRKRTRLIVLSTCALGVLGAGVAGVASAQTVHRPHAVRHASPLLGPATTAAGHHGRGRHWPRPTTSASTRPTAVPTTSAPGTAAPTTPPTSRPTTQPTNPPTTRPPATTPPTTTAPPTTEPPAADAVITAALQHINAARTANGLQPLTLSAELTKASQAHNALMAGGCGLSHQCPGEAGLGDRFTAAGVSWRSAGENIGQGNAGNNATEIIAAANGLTDLMLAETPPNDGHRRNLLNAGFTRVGLAVTRDSGGKVWFTQDFVN
- a CDS encoding NAD(P)-dependent alcohol dehydrogenase produces the protein MLTVNALAAPSATDALVRTTVQRRDLGPRDILIEIAYAGICHSDIHTVRGDWGPVPYPLTVGHEIVGRVAEAGAEVTRHAVGDRVGVGCMVNSCRECDNCRAGYEQYCTNGNTGTYASVDRDGTVTQGGYSTHIVVDQDFVLRVPESIPYEAAAPLLCAGITTYSPLAHWKAGPGRKVAVVGMGGLGHMGVKIAAAMGAEVTVLSQTLSKKDDGLRFGAQHYHATSDPATFETLANSFDLIVNTVSAPVDMAAYLGLLRLDGTLVSVGAPPEPLPVQVFSLFGNRRSFAGSSIGGIAETQEMLDFCAGKGIAPEVELIDADAVNEAYERVLKSDVRYRFVIDIASLR
- a CDS encoding zinc-dependent alcohol dehydrogenase family protein, which encodes MRGAVMYAPGDVRVEDRPDPRIEAPTDAVIRLSATCVCGSDLWPYRGIQKLDGPAPMGHEYVGIVEETGAEVSGVRPGQFVVGSFWASDNTCEICRAGYQSGCVHRVPMGSLGSQAQYLRVPLADGTLVATPEVPPAELVPDYLAASDVLGTGWFAAVAAEVGPGKTVAVVGDGAVGLLGVLAARQLGAERVIAMSRHEPRQKLALAFGATDVVTERGDAGVAAVKELTGGLGAHSVIEAVGTQESMTQAVRCTRAGGHVGFVGVAHDVSLPGMELFRSLVHLHGGPAPVRRFLPDLLRLIGDGTIEPGKVFDLELPLEQAAEGYRAMDERRAVKTLLRP